A stretch of Halococcus sediminicola DNA encodes these proteins:
- a CDS encoding cupin domain-containing protein — protein sequence MDHGIVQTDDVRVTDLSDVEEIPPDLDIRSIDEALGTDEMNVKLWYFDPGEEIQYHAHAEQEELYYVLEGEFSVKIGPSGEEEYHEIGPGTFYAAGPETGHGHRYTGDDQGIVLAIGAPAVEDPGLDPHDLD from the coding sequence ATGGACCACGGAATCGTTCAGACGGACGACGTGCGCGTGACGGACCTCTCGGACGTCGAGGAGATCCCGCCGGACCTCGACATCCGCTCGATAGACGAGGCGCTCGGCACCGACGAGATGAACGTCAAGCTCTGGTATTTCGACCCCGGCGAGGAGATCCAGTACCACGCCCACGCAGAACAGGAGGAACTCTACTACGTCCTCGAAGGCGAGTTCTCGGTCAAGATCGGTCCCTCCGGCGAGGAGGAATATCACGAAATCGGCCCCGGAACGTTCTACGCCGCCGGACCCGAGACCGGTCACGGCCACCGATACACCGGCGACGACCAGGGCATCGTCCTCGCCATCGGCGCGCCGGCAGTCGAGGATCCCGGACTCGACCCACACGACCTCGACTGA
- a CDS encoding HVO_2922 family protein gives MADETLFESERRRSRADIAAVLRSLATALESDGPVTLEDGARSIAIDPPNSPTFEIEVEREGDELSLELELEWDESEESPTVESTVADEPPVEVRSLGRFEIFRDRASEWRWRLVHRNGNIIATSGEGYTTKQNALKGMRSVMKNAPEAEVVSK, from the coding sequence ATGGCAGACGAGACCCTGTTCGAAAGTGAGCGCCGACGAAGCCGCGCGGACATCGCCGCCGTCCTCCGGTCGCTGGCGACGGCGCTCGAAAGCGACGGCCCGGTGACGCTCGAAGACGGGGCGCGCTCGATAGCGATCGACCCGCCGAACTCCCCGACGTTCGAGATCGAAGTCGAGCGCGAGGGCGACGAGTTGAGCCTCGAACTGGAACTCGAATGGGACGAGAGTGAGGAGTCGCCGACCGTCGAGAGTACGGTGGCCGACGAACCGCCGGTCGAGGTGCGGAGTCTCGGACGGTTCGAGATCTTCCGGGACAGGGCGAGCGAGTGGCGCTGGCGACTCGTCCACCGGAACGGCAACATCATCGCCACCAGCGGCGAGGGCTACACCACGAAACAGAACGCGCTGAAGGGGATGCGGAGCGTAATGAAGAACGCACCCGAAGCAGAGGTCGTCTCGAAGTAG
- a CDS encoding glutaredoxin family protein translates to MGLTLYRLEGCPHCEYVVDRLDELDLDFESIWVEGLHSKRDEVKRVSGQRDVPVLIDDERGITMSESERIVEHLDRSYVPA, encoded by the coding sequence ATGGGACTCACCCTCTATCGGCTCGAAGGCTGCCCCCACTGTGAGTACGTCGTCGACCGCCTCGACGAACTGGACCTCGATTTCGAGAGCATCTGGGTCGAGGGACTGCACTCCAAACGTGACGAGGTAAAACGTGTCTCGGGCCAGCGAGACGTCCCAGTTCTCATCGACGACGAGCGCGGCATCACGATGAGCGAGTCCGAACGCATCGTCGAGCATCTCGACCGTTCGTACGTACCCGCCTGA
- a CDS encoding peroxiredoxin family protein has translation MPPNEGEHAPDFEALLCDGETFRPTRLSDVLDGGCVVVFYGFSFSAIAENWWKRYDRAGWADFDVPVVGVSRDGPYAQNAFLRYLDSPFRLFSDVEGTAAEAYDLLMTREGMGETKTARRAVFVLDGDRRVTHRWLGEDWISPVPREDIEAAVAELSA, from the coding sequence ATGCCACCGAACGAGGGCGAGCACGCGCCCGATTTCGAGGCGCTGCTCTGTGACGGCGAGACCTTCCGCCCCACCCGACTCTCGGACGTACTCGACGGCGGCTGCGTGGTCGTCTTCTACGGGTTCTCGTTCAGCGCCATCGCCGAGAACTGGTGGAAGCGCTACGACCGTGCGGGGTGGGCCGACTTCGACGTCCCAGTAGTGGGCGTGAGCCGTGACGGTCCCTACGCCCAGAACGCCTTTCTCAGATATCTCGACAGCCCGTTTCGGCTGTTCAGCGACGTCGAGGGAACTGCCGCCGAGGCCTACGATTTGCTCATGACGCGCGAGGGGATGGGCGAGACGAAAACCGCCCGCCGTGCCGTCTTCGTCCTCGACGGCGACCGGCGCGTAACTCATCGGTGGCTCGGCGAGGATTGGATTTCGCCCGTGCCGCGCGAGGACATCGAGGCGGCGGTCGCGGAACTGTCCGCGTAG